A single window of Methylobacterium oryzae DNA harbors:
- a CDS encoding WGR domain-containing protein: MPVYPIALRKKSMLHRQGTKEYHQVLIVNGEGRAVVIQRWGKKNAEGQMRVDAFHHSDAAVAEFESKDRDKKRNGYEHDPARDTIVQCDDEADFRKKLGILYLSKLGPDNLEHIAPGADTTGVRTPDPQPEFDRDGKIVRKGYQPRHKFTDFVEPAGPSVADEVAHNENWGTW; encoded by the coding sequence ATGCCGGTCTACCCGATCGCCCTGCGCAAGAAGTCGATGCTGCATCGACAGGGCACCAAGGAATATCACCAAGTGCTGATCGTGAACGGCGAGGGCCGCGCGGTCGTCATCCAGCGCTGGGGCAAGAAGAACGCCGAAGGTCAGATGCGGGTGGATGCGTTCCATCACTCTGACGCGGCCGTCGCTGAGTTCGAGAGCAAGGACCGCGACAAGAAGCGGAACGGCTACGAGCACGACCCGGCCCGGGACACCATCGTGCAGTGCGATGACGAGGCCGATTTCCGCAAGAAGCTCGGCATCCTCTACCTGTCCAAGCTCGGCCCGGACAACCTCGAACACATCGCGCCCGGCGCCGACACCACCGGCGTGCGCACCCCCGATCCGCAGCCCGAGTTCGACCGCGACGGGAAGATCGTCCGCAAGGGCTACCAGCCCCGGCACAAGTTCACCGACTTCGTGGAGCCGGCCGGACCGTCCGTCGCCGACGAGGTCGCCCACAACGAGAACTGGGGGACCTGGTAG